Proteins encoded together in one Urocitellus parryii isolate mUroPar1 chromosome 3, mUroPar1.hap1, whole genome shotgun sequence window:
- the Colgalt1 gene encoding procollagen galactosyltransferase 1 — protein MAAAPRACRRRGQPLPGLRPPLLLLLLLLLAPPPPGGPPGVAAYFPEERWSPESPLQAPRVLIALLARNAAHALPATLGALERLRHPRERTALWVATDHNADNTSAVLREWLVAVKSLYHYVEWRPAEEPRSYPDEEGPKHWSDSRYEHVMKLRQAALKSARDMWADYILFVDADNLLINPDTLSLLIAENKTVVAPMLDSRAAYSNFWCGMTSQGYYKRTPAYIPIRKRDRRGCFAVPMVHSTFLIDLRKAASRNLAFYPPHPDYTWSFDDIIVFAFSCKQAEVQMYVCNKEVYGFLPVPLRAHSTLQDEAESFLHVQLEVMVKHPPVEHSRFISAPTRTPDKMGFDEVFMINLKRRQDRRERMLRALHEQEIEARLVEAVDGKAMNSSQVEALGIQMLPGYRDPYHGRPLTKGELGCFLSHYNIWKEVVDRGLQKSLVFEDDLRFEIFFKRRLMNLMRDVEREALDWDLIYVGRKRMQVEHPEKAVPRVRNLVEADYSYWTLAYVISLQGARKLLAARPLAKMLPVDEFLPVMFDKHPVSEYKAHFSPRDLRAFSVEPLLVYPTHYTGDDGYVSDTETSVVWNNEHVKTDWDRAKSQKMREQQALSREAKNSDVLQSPLDSTARDEL, from the exons ATGGCGGCGGCCCCACGCGCGTGCCGGCGGCGCGGGCAGCCACTCCCGGGCCTGCGGCCGCCGCTGCtactcctgctgctgctgctgctggcgcCTCCGCCTCCGGGGGGCCCGCCAGGTGTCGCCGCCTACTTTCCCGAGGAGCGCTGGAGCCCGGAGTCGCCGCTGCAGGCGCCGCGGGTGCTCATCGCGCTGCTGGCGCGAAACGCGGCCCACGCGCTGCCCGCCACCCTGGGCGCCCTGGAGCGGCTGCGGCACCCGCGGGAGCGCACGGCGCTGTG GGTGGCCACGGACCACAATGCAGACAACACATCAGCTGTGCTGCGGGAGTGGCTGGTGGCGGTGAAGAGTTTGTACCATTATGTGGAGTGGCGGCCGGCGGAGGAGCCCAG GTCCTACCCAGACGAGGAGGGCCCCAAACACTGGTCCGACTCTCGCTATGAGCACGTCATGAAGTTGCGCCAGGCTGCCCTGAAATCGGCTCGGGACATGTGGGCTGATTACATCTTG TTTGTGGACGCAGACAACCTGCTCATCAACCCCGACACCCTGAGCCTGCTCATCGCCGAGAACAAGACCGTGGTGGCGCCTATGCTGGATTCCCGGGCCGCGTACTCCAACTTCTGGTGTGGAATGACTTCCCAG GGCTACTACAAGCGCACGCCCGCCTACATCCCCATCCGCAAGCGCGACCGCAGGGGCTGCTTCGCGGTTCCCATGGTGCACTCGACCTTCCTGATCGACCTGCGGAAGGCGGCCTCCCGGAACCTGGCCTTCTACCCGCCCCACCCCGACTACACCTGGTCCTTCGATGATATCATCGTCTTCGCCTTCTCCTGCAAGCAGGCAG AGGTGCAGATGTACGTGTGCAACAAGGAGGTGTACGGCTTCCTGCCCGTGCCGCTGCGCGCGCACAGCACCCTCCAGGACGAGGCGGAGAGCTTCCTGCACGTGCAGCTGGAGGTCATGG TGAAGCATCCCCCCGTGGAGCACTCCCGGTTCATTTCGGCACCTACCAGGACCCCCGACAAGATGGGCTTTGACGAG GTCTTCATGATCAACTTGAAGCGGCGGCAGGACCGGCGGGAGCGCATGCTGCGGGCGCTGCATGAACAGGAGATTGAGGCCCGACTGGTGGAGGCCGTGGACGGCAA GGCCATGAACAGCAGCCAGGTGGAGGCGCTGGGCATCCAGATGCTGCCCGGCTACCGGGACCCCTACCACGGGCGGCCCCTCACCAAGGGCGAGCTCGGCTGCTTCCTCAGCCACTACAACATCTGGAAGGAG GTCGTGGACCGAGGGCTGCAGAAGTCGCTGGTGTTTGAGGACGACCTGCGTTTTGAGATCTTCTTCAAGAGGCGCCTGATGAATCTCATGCGGGACGTGGAGCGAGAGGCCCTGGACTGGGACCTCAT CTACGTGGGACGGAAGCGGATGCAGGTGGAGCACCCCGAGAAGGCCGTGCCCCGGGTGAGGAACCTGGTGGAGGCCGACTACTCCTACTGGACACTGGCCTATGTCATCTCCCTGCAAGGGGCCCGCAAGCTGCTGGCCGCCAGGCCACTGGCCAAGATGCTGCCGGTGGATGAGTTCCTGCCCGTCATGTTTGACAAGCACCCAGT GTCCGAGTACAAAGCCCACTTCTCGCCCCGCGACCTGCGCGCCTTCTCCGTGGAGCCGCTGCTCGTCTACCCCACTCACTACACGGGGGACGACGGCTACGTGAGCGACACGGAGACCTCAGTGGTGTGGAACAACGAGCACGTCAAGACCGACTGGGACCGAGCCAAGTCCCAGAAGATGCGGGAGCAGCAGGCGCTGAGCCGCGAGGCCAAGAACTCGGACGTGCTTCAGTCCCCGCTGGACAGCACCGCGCGGGACGAGCTGTGA